One stretch of Microbispora sp. ZYX-F-249 DNA includes these proteins:
- a CDS encoding S1C family serine protease: MTDNTRSFGASDRPEFLPAGEEPPQEPSQEPSAGSWGTSGQETSPGGPPPPTGAYGMGPGWAPPPLYPAAPQREPRGPNIALYAALAVVVALVAGGVASWGTFLLTRPSSGIDPGYSLSAPSKQPTARPPGSVAGVAAKVLPSVVSLEVKGNSEAGTGSGFVIKGGYIVTNNHVVAVAGQVGEIRVRYNDRTSSGARVVGRDPNSDIAVVKPDAPVKAPELPLGNSDGAVVGDPVIAVGSPLGLTGTVTTGIISSLNRPVEAGGSTGSDYALINAIQTDAAINPGNSGGPLVNASGEVIGVNSAIATVGGSLLGQQSGSIGLGFAIPVNQVRRIAQELITTGAARTSRIGITIDQSYQGQGVRIATQTAGGALPVTPGGPAAKAGLRPGDVILEVDGQPVGDSRELIVTIRSKAPGDQVRIKFRHDGEVRTATVTVGAAPVPSARPS; encoded by the coding sequence ATGACCGACAACACGCGTTCCTTCGGCGCGTCGGACCGGCCCGAGTTCCTTCCCGCGGGCGAGGAGCCCCCTCAGGAGCCCTCCCAGGAGCCGTCTGCGGGGTCGTGGGGCACCTCCGGGCAGGAGACCTCTCCGGGCGGCCCTCCGCCGCCCACCGGCGCGTACGGCATGGGTCCCGGCTGGGCGCCGCCGCCGCTGTATCCCGCCGCCCCGCAGCGGGAGCCGCGGGGCCCCAACATCGCGTTGTACGCCGCCCTGGCCGTGGTCGTGGCGCTCGTCGCGGGCGGGGTGGCGAGCTGGGGGACGTTCCTGCTGACGCGCCCGTCCTCCGGCATCGACCCCGGATACTCGCTCAGCGCGCCGTCGAAGCAGCCCACGGCACGGCCGCCGGGGTCGGTGGCGGGGGTGGCCGCCAAGGTCCTGCCCAGCGTGGTCTCGCTGGAGGTCAAGGGCAACAGCGAGGCCGGCACCGGCTCGGGCTTCGTCATCAAGGGCGGCTACATCGTCACCAACAACCATGTCGTGGCCGTCGCGGGACAGGTGGGCGAGATCCGCGTCCGCTACAACGACCGCACCTCCTCGGGCGCGCGCGTGGTCGGCCGCGACCCGAACTCCGACATCGCGGTGGTGAAGCCCGACGCGCCGGTCAAGGCGCCGGAGCTCCCTCTCGGCAACTCCGACGGCGCGGTCGTCGGGGATCCGGTCATCGCGGTCGGCTCGCCCCTGGGCCTGACCGGCACGGTCACCACCGGCATCATCAGCTCGCTCAACCGCCCCGTCGAGGCGGGCGGCAGCACCGGGTCGGACTACGCGCTCATCAACGCGATCCAGACGGACGCCGCCATCAACCCCGGCAACTCGGGCGGCCCCCTGGTCAACGCCTCGGGCGAGGTGATCGGGGTGAACTCGGCGATCGCCACGGTCGGCGGCTCCCTGCTCGGCCAGCAGTCCGGCAGCATCGGCCTCGGCTTCGCGATCCCCGTGAACCAGGTGCGCCGCATCGCCCAGGAGCTCATCACCACGGGGGCGGCCCGCACCTCCAGGATCGGCATCACGATCGACCAGAGCTACCAGGGCCAGGGGGTGCGGATCGCCACCCAGACGGCCGGGGGCGCGCTGCCGGTCACCCCCGGCGGACCGGCCGCGAAGGCGGGGCTGCGCCCGGGGGACGTCATCCTCGAGGTCGACGGCCAGCCGGTGGGCGACAGCCGGGAGCTGATCGTGACCATCCGCAGCAAGGCCCCCGGCGACCAGGTGCGGATCAAGTTCCGGCACGACGGGGAGGTCCGTACGGCGACGGTCACGGTCGGCGCGGCACCGGTCCCCAGCGCGCGTCCTTCGTGA
- a CDS encoding DUF1003 domain-containing protein: MTERLDQPRELTPRLRLYYDPEAFGQLSERIARFLGTARFIVYMTVFVGFWLLWNVFAPFKFDPYPFIFLTLMLSLQASYAAPLILLAQNRQADRDRVQYEQDRMTAERNQAEIEYLTREIAGLRMALGEVATRDYIRSELQRLQEELSAAGVRSSGAGSEDTR; the protein is encoded by the coding sequence ATGACTGAACGCCTCGACCAGCCGCGTGAGCTGACCCCGCGCCTGCGGCTCTACTACGACCCCGAGGCGTTCGGCCAGCTCTCCGAACGGATCGCGCGGTTCCTCGGGACCGCGCGGTTCATCGTCTACATGACGGTGTTCGTCGGGTTCTGGCTGCTGTGGAACGTGTTCGCGCCGTTCAAGTTCGATCCGTACCCCTTCATCTTCCTGACCCTGATGCTCTCGCTCCAGGCGTCCTACGCCGCGCCGCTGATCCTGCTCGCGCAGAACCGCCAGGCCGACCGCGACCGCGTCCAGTACGAGCAGGACAGGATGACGGCCGAGCGCAACCAGGCCGAAATCGAGTACCTCACCCGGGAGATCGCCGGCCTGCGGATGGCGCTCGGCGAGGTGGCCACGCGCGACTACATCCGCTCGGAGCTCCAGCGTCTGCAGGAGGAGCTGAGCGCCGCCGGGGTGAGATCGTCCGGGGCGGGTTCGGAGGACACCCGCTGA
- a CDS encoding magnesium transporter MgtE N-terminal domain-containing protein — translation MDRIFVARLAGLAVFDPAGDQIGRIRDVVVSLRGPLLPRVHGFVVEVQPRRRVFLPITRITSIEARALIFTGKLNMRRFECRDAETLAIGEMLDRTVDYKGERVTVQDLAMEQPRPSDWLITKVAVRRGKRRRGETLIVDWDEVSGFAGIQKDQGAANLLAVFEALRPADLANMLHELPTKRMAEVAAALDDDRLADVLEELPERDQVLVLSRLHRERAADVLEEMSPDDAADLLQELPVEQAEGLLRLMVPEEAAPVRRLLTYGEYTAGGMMTTEPVILPPTSTVAEALAHIRQQEQTPAIAAQVYVTRPPTETPTGRFLGVAHFQRLLREPPSTLLGSVIDNTVDPIRPELTVHEVASYLATYNLVAIPVVDELCRLLGAVTVDDVLDHMLPEDWRERHD, via the coding sequence GTGGATCGGATCTTCGTGGCCCGCCTGGCGGGGCTGGCGGTCTTCGACCCGGCCGGCGACCAGATCGGCCGCATCCGGGACGTCGTCGTCTCGCTGCGGGGGCCGCTGCTCCCCCGGGTCCACGGCTTCGTCGTCGAGGTCCAGCCACGGCGCCGGGTCTTCCTGCCGATCACCAGGATCACCAGCATCGAGGCCCGCGCCCTCATCTTCACCGGCAAGCTCAACATGCGCAGGTTCGAGTGCCGGGACGCCGAGACGCTCGCCATCGGGGAGATGCTCGACCGCACGGTCGACTACAAGGGCGAGCGGGTGACCGTCCAGGACCTGGCCATGGAGCAGCCGCGGCCGTCCGACTGGCTCATCACCAAGGTCGCGGTACGCCGCGGGAAGCGGCGCAGGGGCGAGACCCTGATCGTGGACTGGGACGAGGTCAGCGGCTTCGCGGGGATCCAGAAGGACCAGGGCGCGGCCAATCTGCTCGCCGTCTTCGAGGCGCTGCGCCCGGCGGACCTGGCGAACATGCTGCACGAGCTGCCCACCAAGCGGATGGCCGAGGTCGCCGCGGCACTGGACGACGACCGGCTCGCCGACGTCCTGGAGGAACTTCCCGAGCGCGACCAGGTGCTCGTGCTGAGCCGGCTGCACCGGGAGCGCGCCGCCGACGTGCTGGAGGAGATGAGCCCGGACGACGCCGCCGACCTGCTGCAGGAACTGCCCGTGGAGCAGGCCGAGGGACTGCTGCGGCTCATGGTGCCGGAGGAGGCCGCGCCGGTCCGGCGACTGCTGACCTACGGGGAGTACACCGCCGGCGGCATGATGACGACCGAGCCGGTCATCCTCCCGCCGACCTCGACCGTGGCCGAGGCCCTCGCGCACATCCGCCAGCAGGAGCAGACCCCCGCCATCGCCGCCCAGGTGTACGTCACCCGCCCGCCGACCGAGACCCCGACCGGGCGCTTCCTGGGGGTGGCGCACTTCCAGCGGCTGCTCAGGGAGCCGCCGTCGACACTGCTCGGCAGCGTGATAGACAACACCGTGGATCCGATCAGGCCCGAGCTCACGGTGCACGAGGTGGCGTCGTACCTCGCGACGTACAACCTGGTCGCGATCCCCGTCGTGGACGAGCTGTGCCGTCTGCTGGGCGCGGTGACCGTCGACGACGTGCTGGACCACATGCTGCCGGAGGACTGGCGAGAACGACATGACTGA
- a CDS encoding NUDIX hydrolase codes for MRCIRCVGAIVADAEGRLLLVRRGRPPGEGLWSLPGGRVEPGETDEQALRRELREETGLDVTVVRLAGTVLRPAPGGATYEIHDYVATASGVPVAGDDAADARWCAPSDLARLPLTDGLADALAEWGVVSGISAP; via the coding sequence GTGCGGTGTATCAGATGTGTGGGCGCGATCGTCGCCGACGCCGAGGGACGTCTCCTGCTCGTGCGGCGGGGCCGACCTCCCGGCGAGGGTCTGTGGTCCCTGCCCGGCGGCAGGGTCGAGCCCGGCGAGACCGACGAGCAGGCTCTGCGCCGTGAGCTGCGCGAGGAGACCGGCCTCGACGTCACCGTGGTACGGCTCGCCGGCACCGTGCTGCGGCCCGCCCCCGGCGGCGCGACCTACGAGATCCACGACTACGTGGCGACGGCCTCGGGCGTGCCGGTGGCCGGGGACGACGCCGCCGACGCCCGCTGGTGCGCGCCGTCCGACCTGGCACGGCTCCCGCTGACCGACGGCCTCGCCGACGCCCTCGCGGAATGGGGGGTCGTCTCCGGGATCAGCGCTCCGTGA
- a CDS encoding MBL fold metallo-hydrolase has translation MTARIERVVTSGLVDYEGDEHKVENNTWIVGDDDEVIVIDPARDADKILGQVGEREVLAVICTHGLPDHVGAAIEVAARDEAVIAVHPKDKRLWRQTWEETWPDIDMEDEGLFSVADVELEVLSTPGVTPGGVSLYCEGLGVVFSGKTLLMDGPGKLGGEYPALADQLTSIGERLFTLPHETRVLPAHGEEGRIGDLEPEFDRWLSGSLTGAQEAEPEPPLVDGTRASGITLNLDE, from the coding sequence GTGACAGCGCGCATCGAACGAGTGGTGACCTCGGGCCTGGTGGACTACGAGGGCGACGAGCACAAGGTCGAGAACAACACCTGGATCGTGGGTGACGACGACGAGGTGATCGTGATCGACCCGGCGCGGGACGCCGACAAGATCCTGGGGCAGGTCGGCGAGCGCGAGGTCCTCGCCGTCATCTGCACGCACGGACTGCCCGACCACGTGGGCGCCGCGATCGAGGTCGCGGCCAGGGACGAGGCCGTGATCGCCGTGCACCCCAAGGACAAGCGCCTGTGGCGGCAGACCTGGGAGGAGACCTGGCCCGACATCGACATGGAGGACGAGGGGCTGTTCTCCGTGGCCGACGTCGAGCTGGAAGTGCTCTCCACGCCGGGGGTCACGCCGGGCGGCGTCTCGCTCTACTGCGAGGGCCTGGGCGTGGTCTTCAGCGGCAAGACCCTGCTCATGGACGGTCCCGGCAAGCTCGGCGGGGAGTACCCCGCGCTCGCCGACCAGCTCACCTCGATCGGCGAGCGGCTGTTCACGCTGCCGCACGAGACGAGGGTGCTGCCCGCGCACGGCGAGGAGGGCAGGATCGGCGACCTGGAGCCCGAGTTCGACCGCTGGCTGTCGGGGTCGCTGACCGGCGCCCAGGAGGCCGAGCCGGAGCCGCCGCTCGTGGACGGCACCCGCGCGTCCGGCATCACGCTGAACCTCGACGAGTAG
- a CDS encoding CPBP family intramembrane glutamic endopeptidase, giving the protein MNEPQPGPDPAAGPPQLPGPYLAPGPYAGGTAWPAGPPQPLPNPPPNPPQWAHPAPYSGPYPGPYPGPHPWGPPPPRARWDVPPPPGTRYDRLARTASHRWWRPIAGTLAIIVAFLALSIALGLVAFIVSLVTGVPMVRSGTRLFADPVVDLGFQLGVIALLLPLVLGAAWLFQRRPPGSLSSVALRLRWRWLGVCLLVALVAVVLGQAVEAVTLMSAGVDPGFRWAGWEEFLPAIVVILLLVPFQSAAEEYAYRGWIIQGFGAYLRTPWPAILVGAAAFAASHGYTGWGIVYVFAFGMLMGWLAVRTGGLEAPIALHATNNVVAFGVVAASGDMGSAMEQGEVPWEALIGSAVQFAVFGIGVLIIARKWAIQTLSR; this is encoded by the coding sequence ATGAACGAACCACAGCCGGGCCCGGATCCGGCCGCCGGGCCGCCCCAGCTGCCCGGTCCCTATCTGGCGCCGGGACCGTACGCCGGCGGGACGGCCTGGCCGGCCGGTCCGCCGCAGCCGCTGCCGAACCCACCGCCGAACCCGCCGCAGTGGGCCCATCCGGCGCCGTATTCGGGGCCGTATCCCGGCCCTTATCCCGGTCCCCATCCGTGGGGGCCACCGCCGCCGCGTGCCCGCTGGGACGTCCCGCCCCCGCCCGGCACCCGGTACGACCGCCTGGCGCGTACGGCGTCGCACCGCTGGTGGCGGCCGATCGCCGGCACGCTCGCGATCATCGTGGCCTTCCTGGCGCTCTCGATCGCCCTCGGCCTGGTGGCCTTCATCGTGTCGCTGGTCACCGGGGTGCCCATGGTGCGCTCGGGAACCCGGCTGTTCGCCGATCCCGTCGTCGACCTCGGGTTCCAGCTGGGGGTCATCGCGCTGCTGCTGCCGCTGGTGCTCGGCGCGGCGTGGCTGTTCCAGCGCCGACCGCCGGGGTCGCTGTCGTCGGTGGCCCTGCGGCTGCGGTGGCGGTGGCTGGGGGTGTGCCTGCTGGTCGCGCTGGTGGCGGTCGTGCTCGGGCAGGCCGTCGAGGCCGTGACGCTGATGTCCGCGGGGGTGGATCCCGGATTCCGCTGGGCGGGCTGGGAGGAGTTCCTCCCGGCCATCGTCGTGATCCTGCTGCTGGTGCCGTTCCAGTCGGCGGCCGAGGAGTACGCCTACCGCGGCTGGATCATCCAGGGGTTCGGGGCGTACCTGCGCACTCCGTGGCCGGCGATCCTGGTGGGCGCGGCGGCCTTCGCCGCCTCACACGGTTACACGGGCTGGGGGATCGTCTACGTCTTCGCGTTCGGCATGCTCATGGGCTGGCTGGCGGTCCGCACGGGCGGGCTGGAGGCGCCGATCGCCCTGCACGCGACCAACAACGTCGTGGCGTTCGGAGTCGTCGCGGCCTCCGGGGACATGGGCAGCGCGATGGAACAGGGCGAGGTGCCCTGGGAGGCGCTGATCGGATCGGCCGTGCAGTTCGCGGTTTTCGGCATTGGCGTGCTGATAATCGCCCGAAAGTGGGCAATCCAGACCCTCTCCCGATAA
- a CDS encoding EamA family transporter: MRAVSLAIAGVSAFCFGFSGPMAKILGMAGLTPLEAVWIRMAGAGVLLLAVLAVFRPRALRIPRDRLLFFAAYAVIAVAAVQALFFVAITRLPVGVALLIEYTSPVMVVLWVRFVRRLRLPRSAYLGALIAVVGLAIVVQVWEGLRLDALGLLLALVAAACCAGYFLMSDSFGDDVDTLGLIGWGMLGSAVVLLPVSRPWNIEWAALTGAVEVAGRTVPVAAAAVVLVVVATVVAYATGVTAVRRLSAAVGATVASVEVIAGAVIAWVLLGERLETAQITGGLIVLAGALLAQTATERIGPDRHAAEVTETVRV, encoded by the coding sequence ATGAGGGCTGTCAGCCTGGCGATCGCGGGCGTCTCGGCCTTCTGTTTCGGGTTCTCGGGACCGATGGCGAAGATCCTCGGCATGGCGGGACTCACACCGCTGGAGGCCGTGTGGATCCGCATGGCGGGGGCCGGCGTGCTCCTGCTGGCGGTCCTGGCCGTCTTCAGGCCGCGCGCGCTGCGCATCCCCCGCGACCGCCTGCTGTTCTTCGCCGCGTACGCCGTGATCGCGGTGGCGGCCGTGCAGGCCCTGTTCTTCGTGGCCATCACCAGGCTGCCGGTCGGTGTGGCGCTGCTGATCGAGTACACCTCTCCGGTGATGGTGGTCCTGTGGGTGCGGTTCGTCCGGCGGCTGCGGCTGCCGCGCTCGGCCTATCTGGGGGCGCTGATCGCGGTCGTCGGGCTGGCGATCGTCGTGCAGGTCTGGGAGGGACTGCGCCTGGACGCGCTCGGGCTGCTCCTCGCCCTGGTGGCCGCCGCCTGCTGCGCCGGATATTTCCTGATGAGCGACTCGTTCGGCGACGACGTGGACACGCTCGGCCTGATCGGCTGGGGCATGCTCGGCTCGGCGGTGGTCCTGCTGCCCGTCTCCCGGCCCTGGAACATCGAGTGGGCGGCGCTCACCGGCGCCGTCGAGGTCGCCGGGCGCACGGTCCCGGTCGCCGCGGCCGCGGTGGTGCTGGTCGTGGTCGCCACGGTCGTCGCGTACGCGACGGGGGTCACCGCCGTGCGGCGGCTGTCGGCCGCGGTCGGCGCGACGGTCGCGTCGGTGGAGGTCATCGCGGGGGCGGTGATCGCCTGGGTGCTGCTCGGCGAGCGCTTGGAGACCGCCCAGATCACCGGAGGCCTGATCGTGCTCGCCGGGGCCCTGCTGGCCCAGACGGCGACCGAGCGGATCGGGCCGGACCGCCACGCCGCCGAGGTGACGGAGACCGTGCGCGTCTGA
- a CDS encoding RecB family exonuclease produces the protein MEQLGLDGMPRRLYTCTPSRLNTWLDCRRRYRFTYLDRPAPQKGPPWAHNSVGASVHNALAAWWREPYDRRTPVMAAVLLTNGWIREGFRDEEQSATWRDRARAMVSSYTATLDPGDEPVGVERTVATRTSVIAVSGRVDRLDRRGDELVVVDYKTGRRPPTSDDARSSIALAVYAIASSRMMRRACRRVELHHLPTGTVAEWEHTEESLARHLRRAEDIATEAADADDAYRAAVPRREDRSGAVEVPPEIDRLFPPEPGPICSWCDFRRHCPEGRAASPDKLPWDGLPETSSGLSPSYGGDGGEGRPAL, from the coding sequence GTGGAGCAGCTCGGCCTCGACGGCATGCCGAGGCGGCTCTACACCTGCACCCCGTCGCGCCTGAACACCTGGCTCGACTGCCGGCGGCGCTACCGCTTCACCTATCTCGACCGGCCCGCTCCGCAGAAGGGGCCCCCATGGGCGCACAACAGCGTGGGGGCCTCCGTCCACAACGCGCTGGCCGCGTGGTGGCGGGAGCCGTACGACCGGCGTACGCCGGTCATGGCGGCCGTGCTGCTCACCAACGGCTGGATCCGCGAGGGGTTCAGAGACGAGGAGCAGTCGGCCACGTGGCGTGACCGCGCCCGCGCGATGGTCTCCTCCTACACGGCCACGCTCGACCCCGGCGACGAGCCGGTGGGCGTCGAGCGCACCGTCGCCACGCGCACGTCGGTCATCGCCGTCTCGGGCCGGGTGGACCGGCTCGACCGGCGCGGGGACGAACTGGTCGTGGTCGACTACAAGACCGGCCGCCGCCCGCCGACCTCCGACGACGCCCGTTCCTCGATCGCGCTGGCCGTCTACGCGATCGCCTCGTCCCGTATGATGCGCCGGGCCTGCCGCCGGGTGGAGTTACACCACCTGCCGACCGGGACGGTCGCGGAGTGGGAGCACACCGAGGAGTCGCTCGCCCGCCACCTGCGCAGGGCCGAGGACATCGCGACGGAGGCGGCCGACGCCGACGACGCCTACCGCGCGGCGGTCCCGAGGCGGGAGGACCGATCCGGGGCGGTCGAGGTGCCGCCCGAGATCGACCGGCTGTTCCCGCCCGAGCCGGGCCCCATCTGCTCCTGGTGCGACTTCCGCCGCCACTGCCCCGAGGGGCGGGCCGCGTCCCCCGACAAGCTTCCCTGGGACGGCCTGCCCGAGACCTCTTCCGGCCTCAGCCCGTCGTACGGCGGGGACGGCGGCGAGGGTCGACCAGCGCTCTGA
- a CDS encoding DUF6758 family protein, giving the protein MRTAPTCPRCFGPLHEPNVWSSSWRCDAHGDVLPFQPPRRPSQAALEALCETARVPVWLPWPLPSGWLVTGFAEVGDERTGVRASVVALAGPSLTHGPADMLLIAEEPGIGLGAAYAGLPGPDPGAGFDAGPPHAKIDARGHPTALWCAGRAVPGDRAVYVGEALGNWLWTVAWPVEAGCFIALANLSLRDLRDQDQALDLPFGAFSPRLDGEG; this is encoded by the coding sequence GTGAGAACCGCGCCAACTTGTCCGCGGTGCTTCGGGCCGCTGCACGAACCGAATGTCTGGTCGAGTTCCTGGCGTTGCGACGCCCATGGGGACGTCCTGCCCTTCCAGCCGCCCCGGCGGCCGTCACAGGCCGCGCTGGAGGCCCTCTGCGAGACGGCCAGGGTGCCCGTCTGGCTCCCGTGGCCGCTCCCGTCCGGATGGCTGGTGACGGGCTTCGCCGAGGTGGGTGACGAGCGCACCGGTGTCAGGGCCAGCGTCGTCGCCCTCGCCGGCCCGTCGCTCACGCACGGCCCCGCCGACATGCTGCTCATCGCCGAGGAGCCGGGCATCGGTCTCGGCGCCGCGTACGCCGGGCTGCCCGGCCCGGACCCGGGAGCGGGGTTCGACGCCGGGCCGCCGCACGCCAAGATCGACGCGCGTGGGCACCCCACGGCGCTGTGGTGCGCGGGACGGGCGGTGCCGGGGGACCGGGCCGTCTACGTGGGCGAAGCCCTCGGCAACTGGCTGTGGACGGTCGCCTGGCCCGTCGAGGCGGGGTGCTTCATCGCGCTGGCCAACCTGTCGCTGCGCGATCTGCGGGACCAGGACCAGGCCCTCGACCTGCCCTTCGGCGCCTTCTCGCCGCGTCTGGACGGAGAGGGATAG
- a CDS encoding Mrp/NBP35 family ATP-binding protein, with protein MAPSPELVMAALATVNDPEIRRPITDLGMVDNVDVSADGVVRVRVLLTVAGCPLKDRITRDVTEAVSKVDGVTGVRVDLDVMSEEQRKGLQTKLRGDRGPEKEIPFAKPGSLTRVFAVASGKGGVGKSSVTVNLAAAMAAQGLKVGVVDADIYGHSVPRMLGVSERPTKVEDMIMPPVAHDIKVISVGMFKPEGNTPVVWRGPMLDRALYQFLTDVYWGDLDVLLMDLPPGTGDIAISVAQRLPTAEILVVTTPQQAAAEVAERAGSIAAQTHQQIAGVIENMAWLPCPHCDERISVFGEGGGQSVADALTRTLGARVPLLGQVPIDMRLREGGDEGKPLVLTDPDAPAAAELRRIASGLGKKPTSLKGLKLDISPVKH; from the coding sequence ATGGCACCATCCCCTGAACTGGTCATGGCCGCGCTGGCGACGGTCAACGACCCCGAGATTCGCCGGCCGATCACCGACCTCGGCATGGTCGACAACGTGGACGTCTCCGCCGACGGGGTGGTGCGCGTCCGCGTGCTGCTGACCGTCGCCGGCTGTCCGCTCAAGGACAGGATCACCCGCGACGTCACCGAGGCGGTCTCCAAGGTCGACGGTGTCACCGGCGTTCGGGTGGACCTGGACGTCATGAGCGAGGAGCAGCGCAAGGGGCTGCAGACGAAACTGCGCGGCGACCGCGGGCCGGAGAAGGAGATCCCCTTCGCCAAGCCCGGCTCGCTGACCCGCGTGTTCGCGGTCGCGAGCGGCAAGGGCGGCGTCGGCAAGTCGTCGGTCACCGTGAACCTCGCCGCCGCGATGGCCGCCCAGGGCCTGAAGGTCGGCGTCGTGGACGCCGACATCTACGGCCACTCGGTGCCGCGCATGCTCGGCGTGAGCGAGCGTCCCACCAAGGTCGAGGACATGATCATGCCGCCGGTGGCGCATGACATCAAGGTCATCTCCGTCGGCATGTTCAAGCCCGAGGGCAACACGCCGGTGGTGTGGCGCGGCCCGATGCTGGACCGCGCGCTGTACCAGTTCCTCACCGACGTCTACTGGGGCGACCTCGACGTCCTGCTGATGGACCTGCCCCCGGGCACCGGCGACATCGCCATCTCGGTCGCCCAGCGCCTGCCCACGGCCGAGATCCTGGTCGTGACGACCCCGCAGCAGGCCGCCGCCGAGGTGGCCGAGCGTGCCGGGTCCATCGCCGCCCAGACCCACCAGCAGATCGCCGGCGTCATCGAGAACATGGCGTGGCTGCCCTGCCCGCACTGCGACGAGCGCATCTCGGTGTTCGGCGAGGGCGGCGGCCAGAGTGTGGCCGACGCGCTGACCCGCACGCTGGGCGCGCGGGTGCCGCTGCTCGGTCAGGTGCCGATCGACATGCGGCTGCGTGAGGGCGGCGACGAGGGCAAGCCGCTCGTGCTGACCGACCCCGACGCCCCCGCGGCGGCGGAACTGCGCCGGATCGCGTCCGGTCTCGGTAAGAAGCCGACCAGCCTCAAGGGCCTGAAGCTCGACATCTCACCGGTCAAGCACTGA
- a CDS encoding sec-independent translocase: protein MFGLGWAEALALVVIALLVFGPEKLPQAASQAGRTLRQLRQMANSAKEDLQANMGPEFANFDPADLNPKNFVRKHLLDDIEKDWNATPGVEPEPATSPTQELGVGEIPPYDNEAT from the coding sequence ATGTTCGGACTCGGCTGGGCAGAGGCCCTGGCATTGGTGGTGATCGCCCTGCTCGTGTTCGGGCCGGAGAAGCTGCCCCAGGCCGCCTCGCAGGCGGGCCGTACGCTCCGGCAGCTCCGGCAGATGGCCAACAGCGCGAAAGAGGACCTGCAGGCCAACATGGGGCCGGAGTTCGCCAACTTCGACCCGGCCGACCTGAACCCCAAGAACTTCGTGCGCAAGCACCTTCTCGACGACATCGAGAAGGACTGGAACGCCACCCCGGGAGTGGAGCCGGAGCCGGCGACCTCCCCCACGCAGGAGCTGGGCGTGGGAGAGATCCCGCCGTACGACAACGAGGCGACCTGA
- a CDS encoding HpcH/HpaI aldolase/citrate lyase family protein, with protein sequence MRARRSCLAVPGSNPRFLEKAQGLAADEIFLDLEDSVAPGAKDEARRNVVAALREGDWTGKTVVVRVNDLTTRWTYRDVIEVVEGAGDRLDCLMLPKVSDASHVVWLDTLLGQIERATGLPEGGIGVEAQIEDARGLVNADDIAASSPRLETLVFGPADFMASIGMRTLVVGEQPPGYGEGDAYHYILMRILMAARAHGLQAIDGPYLQIRDLDGFRRVAMRSAALGFDGKWVLHPSQVEAANEVFSPSQEDYDHAELILDAYEYYTTVEKRGAVMLGDEMIDEASRKMALVAAAKGRAAGLTRSSSFTPPG encoded by the coding sequence ATGCGCGCTCGACGTTCGTGCCTGGCGGTGCCCGGCAGCAACCCGCGATTCCTGGAGAAGGCCCAGGGCCTCGCCGCGGACGAGATCTTCCTCGATCTGGAGGACTCCGTCGCGCCCGGCGCCAAGGACGAGGCCCGCCGCAACGTCGTCGCCGCGCTCAGGGAGGGCGACTGGACCGGGAAGACGGTCGTCGTCCGGGTCAACGACCTCACCACGCGCTGGACCTACCGGGACGTCATCGAGGTCGTCGAAGGCGCCGGCGACCGGCTCGACTGCCTCATGCTGCCGAAGGTCTCCGACGCCTCCCACGTGGTCTGGCTCGACACCCTCCTCGGCCAGATCGAGCGGGCCACCGGCCTGCCCGAGGGCGGCATCGGGGTCGAGGCGCAGATCGAGGACGCCCGCGGGCTCGTCAACGCCGACGACATCGCCGCGTCCTCGCCCCGGCTGGAGACGCTGGTCTTCGGCCCGGCCGACTTCATGGCCTCGATCGGCATGCGCACGCTGGTCGTGGGCGAGCAGCCACCCGGGTACGGCGAGGGGGACGCCTACCACTACATCCTCATGCGCATCCTGATGGCCGCACGCGCGCACGGCCTCCAGGCGATCGACGGGCCGTACCTGCAGATTCGCGACCTGGACGGCTTCCGCCGGGTGGCCATGCGGTCGGCCGCCCTGGGGTTCGACGGCAAGTGGGTGCTCCATCCGTCGCAGGTGGAGGCGGCCAACGAGGTGTTCTCGCCGTCCCAGGAGGACTACGACCACGCCGAACTCATCCTCGACGCGTACGAGTACTACACGACGGTCGAGAAGCGGGGCGCCGTCATGCTGGGGGACGAGATGATCGACGAGGCCTCGCGGAAGATGGCCCTGGTGGCGGCGGCAAAGGGCCGCGCCGCCGGACTCACCCGCTCCAGCTCCTTCACCCCGCCCGGGTGA